TGATAAAGACCGGCACGGGAACCTTCCTGGACATGTACTTCTTCATGGACGGTGTTGCGGAGGTGACCCTTGAGAGCGGCCTGAGAGGTTATCTCAGCTACGGTATGATAGACTTAGGCGACCCGGAGAAGACGGAGAAGGAGATAAAGGAGGCCCTCCGCACGATGGAGTTCATAGAAAAGCTCGGCTCCGACAGGGTTCACTTCGTCTTTGGGCCTCATGCTCCTTACACCTGCTCGATTGCCCTCCTAAAGGAGGTTCGGAGACTCGCGGATGAGCACAACAAGCTAATAACAATCCACGTGAGCGAGACGATGGCAGAGATAGGACAGATAACCGAGCGCTACGGCAAGAGTCCGGTCGTCCTCCTCGATGACATAGGCTTCCTCGGAAACGATGTCATCATAGCCCACGGCGTCTGGCTCGACAGCAGGGACACCCAGATTTTGGCCCGCGAGGGAGTAACCGTCGCCCACAACCCGGGGAGCAACATGAAGCTAGCGAGCGGGGTGATGCCCATCCAGAGGCTCCTGAATGCGGGCGTCAACGTCGGCCTCGGCACCGACGGGGCAGCGAGCAACAACAACCTCGACATGCTTGAGGAGATGAAGTTAGCTGCTCTGCTCCACAAGGTTCACAACCTCGACCCGACGGTGGCTGATGCCAAAACCGTCTTTAGAATGGCCACCCTGAACGGTGCGAGGGCCCTGCGCCTCAAAGCGGGGGTCATAAAGGAGGGCTACCTGGCGGACATCGCGGTAATAAACTTCAACCAGCCGCACCTGAGGCCTATTAACAACGTTATCAGCCATCTGGTCTACTCGGCCAACGGAAACGACGTGGAGACGACGATAGTGGACGGAAAAATCCTGATGCTCGACCGTGAGGTTCTCACGCTCGACGAGGAGAGGATAATTGACGAAGCCGAAAAAACGATAGAGAAGCTGGCCTGAGTTAGGGTTAAATCTTCCTTCTCCTACTCTTTCCAGGTGGTGGCTGTGGAGTTCGAGATTGTCCGCGGCGACATAACCCGCTTTCCGGCTGAGGCCATAGTCAACGCAGCCAACAAATACCTGGAGCACGGCGGGGGCGTCGCCTACGCGATAGCGAAGGCCGCCGCCGGAAACGCCCGCGAGTACATCAGGATAAGCAAGGAGGCCATGCGCGAGCAGCTTGGAAAAGACCACATCGATCACGGGGAGGTCGTTGTAACCCCAGGGATGAGACTGGAAAAATACGGCATCCGCTACGTCATCCACACGGTCGGTCCCTACTGCGGTGGAATTTGGGATGATGAGAAGAAGGGGAAGCTAAGAAAGGCTATCATCGGGGCGCTGAGGAAGGCCGAGGAGCTTGGAGTCAAAACGATAGCCTCCCCAGCCATAAGCGCCGGCATCTACGGCTGTCCGCTTGAGGAGGTCGTGAAGACATTCAAGGAGGTCGTCGAGGAGTTCAAGGCGGAAACGAGAGGCGTTGAGAAGGTCTATCTCGTGCTGTACTCTGAGGATGCTTACAGAACCGCCTTAAAGGCCGTAACTTCTTGATGGTTTTCTCCCCTATTTCTAACACGTCTGGAGATGGAAAAACATATAACTTTTTGGAGTTAAACATTGTAGGGAGGTACCGATGTCGTGCGAGAATGTTGAGCGGCTGATTAGGGGGCTTGCCCTCGGGTTTGCGGTACTCTTTGTATCCGGTTTCCTTGTGCTCTACTACGCGATCAGGAAGGTGGCATGTGTGGAGGGTCTCTGCTCTGGCTACCGCGCGGAGATCGGGAGTATGGATATGCTCGTTGTCGTCTTCGTTACATCGGTGCTGTTCATTTCCATTCTGAGTTATGTTTCATCTCGGGGTGAGGTAGATTCCAGTTGAGGCTATCTTTCCCAGTACCTGGCAGCTCTGGTGGGCTTTGGACTTGCTTTAAGCACTGCTCGCTGTTCTTCCGGAGCGTGAGAGGTTCTCCCACCCGAACAGGGCCACGACGATAACCGCCGCTACAAACGTCACAAGGGCCGTGTAGGGGATGGCTCCCGGAATGTCCACACCTTCTCCCAAAAAGCCGGCCGTCGCGTTTCCTGCGGCGTGAAAGAGCGTGACCAGGAGCAGGCTTCCCCCCGTGCCGTTGAATATCCACGTGTAGAGCACCGACGCCGCGATGATCCCCACGAAGAATGGAACCGGGGGATAGCTCGCCATGGGGTAGCCCTTCATCAGGAGGAGCGGAAGGTGCCACAGGCCCCAGAGGACGCCCACTATGAGGCTCGATGCGAGTGCGCTGTAACGGGCCTGAAGCCTGGGCAGTGCAAAGTCCCTCCACCCGATTTCCTCCCAGACGTTCATGAGTACGCTGGAGATGAAGAGGGGGATGATCATGGCCGGATTGAGGTTCTCCACGTCCAGCGAGACGTCCCCCGGCAGATACACCGCCACGAGCCAGATCGCCGGATATGCGAGGAGGGCCACGATGTACCACAGAACACCCACGCGCCAGCGGGTGAGTGGCCTGAACAGTTCTTTCGGACCGTCCTTGCCGTGGAGCATATAGACAACCGCGACGGCCGCCAGAGTTGGCCCCACGCCGCCGAGTACGAAGAAGAGAGCGCTTTGAAACGGGAAGAGGCCGTGGGTGTATGCCAGCCCTGGGAGGTAGCCCGCCCACGAGATGGCGAAGGCCAGGATGTAGAAGGCCAGAACAGGATGCTCTTTAACCCACTTTGAGGCGCGGCTTGTCATTGGCATCTCCACGGGTGAGGGCTATACTCCCACTTCGCCTTCATTCTATAATAACCTTTGGAAAGCCCTGCTGGGTCTCACGACTTCAGAACTGCGGCAAAAGGATTTAACCTTCCATATCCTAAATCCATCGGGGGTAATCATGAGAATCGAGGACGTCTACATCTGGGACATCAACGCGAAGTGGCTCGGTATAACCCCTTATCAGCTCATGGAGAACGCGGGGGCTGGTGTCGCGAGAGCAATAGAGGAGCGCTTTGGAACGGGACTTAAGATAGCGGTCTTCTCCGGAACGGGAAACAACGGCGGGGATGGCTTTGTCGCTGCAAGGCACCTCAGCTTCGAAAACAACGTTACCCTCTTTCTGATCGGCGACGAGGCGAGGATAAGGAGTGAGGAAGCGAGACACAACTGGGAGATTCTGAAGAAGCTAGATTTCGTAAAAATCAAGGTTCTCAAGGACTCCTCGCAGATAAAGCCCCTCGACCTTTCTGGCTTTGACGTCATAGTTGACGCCCTCCTCGGGGCCGGAACTAAGGGCGAGCCGAGGGAGCCAATCCGCTCTGCCGTCGAAAAGATAAACGAGTACGCTGGAAAAACCAAGATAGTAAGCGTTGACCTGCCGAGCGGCTATCCGAGTGGAATTTGGGTTAAGGCCGACTTCGCCGTAACATTTCAGTGGGACAAGGAGGAATACGAGGGCTTCGAGAGAGTAATAGTCAAGATAGGCTATCCGAGGGAGCTTTACCACCTCGTCGGGCCTGGCGATGCCAAGTTCGCGCTGAGGAAGAAGGGCGAGCACAAGGGACAGAACGGGAAACTTCTCGTCATAGGTGGAAGCGAGGACTACTTCGGGGCGCCGTATCTGGCGGCGAAAGCGGCTAGCTACCTCGTGGACTTGGTTTATCTTGCAATGCCTGAATATTCAGCGAGGAGGATAAACGACCCAGACGTAATCCTGCGTCCCTTTGAGGGCAGGAACTTCGGGAAAAAAGACGTGGAAGACGTTTTAGCGCTTGCTGAGGGCGTTGATGCGGTCGTAATCGGTCCCGGGATTGGAACTAGGGCAGAGACAAAGGAGTTCGTCCTTGAGTTCCTCCGCTGGTGCGAGAAGCCTGTTGTCATAGATGCAGACGCTCTAAAGGCCGTTGCCGAGGACTTGGAGGCAATCAAAGGCAGAAAGTTCGTGTTGACGCCTCACGCCGGCGAGTTCAGGATACTGTTTGGGAAGAAGCCCGAAGGGAGCCTCGAAGAGAAAGCGAAGCTTGTTATGGAGAAGGCCAAGGCCGTCGGGGGAACGGTTCTCCTTAAAGGGGTCTACGACATCATCAGTGACGGAAATGTCTGGAAGTATAACAAGACCGGCAACAGGGGAATGACTACCGGCGGAACTGGCGATGTTTTGGCCGGCCTCGTCGGAGCTTTGCTCGCGTTCGGCAACGAACCACTGAGGGCCGCTTCCGTTGGGGCGTTCCTCAACGGCATGGCTGGCGACATGGTGAAGGAGGAGGTGGGGGAGAACTTCACAGCTCTGGAGATCGCTAGAAAAGTGCCCTATGCCGTGAAATGGGTCCTGGAGTTCTGAGGTGGTCTCATGAAACGAACCATTGGGCTTTTCCTGTTTTTCTTCCTCATCGTGTCCATCGTCTTTCTCCTCTTTCTCTCGTCCCCTGAGAGGTACCTCGTCCAGCTTCACGCGGAGTTCCCCAAACCGGTCGAGTTCAGGGGCACGGATTTCCTTTCCAGCTATCCGAACGATGTGACCCACGTTGCGATTTTCCGTTTCAGGGAGTCTTCCAAGGGAAAGGCAGTCTGGGACATCAACGGGACTTTTGAAGCTCCCCCGGATTACGTCATAATTGAGCTTGAGAACGGTTCCACGCTCTACTGTCGGGCGAACAATCGTGAAGGATACTTCGTATTCCACCCGGAGAACTGCTACAAGAGCCTAGATGGGGCTTTAACCAGGCACATAACCTTAACGGGCTGCATAAACGCCACATACACCGGTTACCGTCTCGAAAGGAAGGCGATACTCGTCTTCGAGTTTAGGGCCTCGAACAAAACAACATGCGTGAACGAGACCGTTGAGGTGAAAGGACGGCTGTGGGAAGTCTCGGCTGAGATTGAAACCGATAACGGGACGGTTGAGTGTCCCCTCAGCCGCGTTAGGGACAGTCACCTTGCCGACGAGGTCTTCAGGATTGAAGGTCACTGCGGATGAAAATAAGGAAAGAAAGGTCACCCGACACCGCAGTAGCTCCACACCGAATAGCCGTACTGGCCGTTGGCAGGGTCGTGGGCTGGAGCTTCGAGGTAGACCCAGCCGCCTGAGTCCACCCACTTGTCGACCCAGCCGCCGAGGTTTCCGGTGTACTCGTGGATGCACGAGCCGGCGAACTTGGGAACGTAGACCCACCTTCCTGCTTTGCTCGAGCCGAGGTTGATGTAGGTTATCAGTCCGGGTCTGTCCCCATAGCCGTTTCTCACGAATATCAGTTCGTCGCTGTCGTAGTAGACTATGCTCGTGCTTCCTCCGGCCAGGTGGTCGTGTATCCAGATGAGGTTCTTGAGCCTGTCCTTGTTGAGCCACTCTTCATAATCGCGGTAGAAGATGACCGGCTGGCCCTCGTAGGTGAGGATGAAGGCGTAGGCCGGATACTTGTTCCAGATTATATCGGTGTCGTGGTTTGCAACGAACGTGACAGCTTTGAACGGGTCGCGGCTGACCACCGTTTGGCCGTATCTCAGGGCATCCACGAGGGCCGGGATGTTCTTGTTATCGAAGGCCTCGTCCATCTTGTAGTAGAGCGGGAAGTCGAAGACTTTAGCGTTGCTGTTGTAGGCCCAGTTGAGGAGGGCGTCAACGTTCGTGTCCCAGTACTCGCCGACTGCCCAGCCGCCCCACCAGTCGAGCCAATCCTTGATGACCCAAGCGCCGTAGCCCTTCACGTAGTCGAAGCGCCAGGCATCGACGCCGATGCTTCTGAGATAGGCGGCGTAGCTCTCATCGCTCGCCCAGAGCCAGTGCTGGTCCCAGCTCTTCTCGTGGGCTATGTCGGGATAATCTCCAAAGGTGCCCTCGTCGCAGCACTTGACCTCGTTGGGGTGGAAGTCGAGGTAGTTGGCGGTGTATTTACCCGATGCAACACCTGAGAAGTCCGTCCAGGTGTAGTCCCCGACGAATGGGTTCCACTCACGGTCTCCTCCGGCGCGGTGGTTGATTACTATGTCGGCTATGACTTTTATGCCGTAGGCGTGGGCGGTGTTTATCATGTTCACAAGCTCTTCCTTGGAGCCGAACCTCGTTTCTACCGTTCCCTTCTGGTAGTACTCGCCGAGGTCAAAGAAGTCGTAGGGGTCGTAACCCATCGAATAGCCGCCGCTCATGCCCTTGCTCGCCGGTGGAATCCATATCGCCGAGATTCCAGCGTCGTACCAGTCGGGTATCTTGCTCCTTATGGTGTCCCACCAGATTCCCCCTCCCGGGACGTCCCAGTAGAAGGCCTGCATTATGACGCCGCCTTCCTCAAGCTCCAAGTACTTCGCCGCGTGGGCCGGGGTGGCCAGAACACTCAGGGCCACTAAGAGCATCAACAGCACGACAACCGCTTTCCTTGCCATGCCAACCACCCGTGCACCTGGATGGGCATGTGCCCAGATTATATCACCGACGGTGAAATATTTAAGCTTTGCCACTAATGTTCATTGAAGAACGTAAAAGAACACTAACAAAGCGCCAGAAAACGGAACATCGTGTTCCAAACTCCGGAGGAGACTTCAGAGCTCCAGCAGCTCACTCGCCCTTCTGGCCCTCTCGCAAAGTTCGCAGCTTTGCATGAAGACCAGCATGTTGAGGAGGTGGAATAGCTCCACCTCTGTGAGGTCTATGTCCGCCTGGGAGATTCTCTTCAGCACAGGCTGGGAGCGTATCTCTATCTCGTCGAGGACTTCCTTGGCGAGCCTCGCCAGTTCGGTCCGGTTCTTTATCTTGAACCCTGCTTTCTCCAGTATCTGGACGAGCTTCTCGGCCTCCACCTGGAGGTAGGCCTGCCTGAACTGCTCGATGCTCTCGTCCGGCTCGGCCTTTATGAGGAAAATCCTGGCGCTTCTGGAGTAAACCTTCTCGTTCCCCTGGCTCTCGAGTTCTTCAACGAGGCCCGCTTTTTCGAGGGTCTTGACGTGGCGGTAGACCGTCGTCCTGTCCTTCCCGATGACTTCACTTAGCTCGCTGATGGTCATTGGTCTCATCCTGAGGAGCTGGAGTATCTTGAAGCGGGTCTCCTCGGAGAGCACCCTAACCTTCTCCGGCTCCGTAATAATCAAAACTTCCCTCACTCAGTACTCCTCCAGCTTATCCTGGGGGGTTTCGCCTTCCTCAACGATCTTCTTTCCGGCAGCCACCATGTCTATGCTGTGCACCACACCGCCGAATTCCTCTATGGTCCTGACTATCTCGTCGTAGTCGAGGTTGTCGCCGACCATGGTTATCTTGACGTTCTCGGTCTCCTTGTCTATCTCCACCAGCGTTATGTTGACGCCGTCAACGCCCTCAAGCTCGCTGAGTCCGAGGGCCAGCTCGGTCACTATGGGCTGGTGTGGTTTAAGCACATCCAGAACCAGCAGCCTTATACCCTTTGCCATATCCCATCGCTTCCCCTTTCGAAGTCATTTTTTAAGTATTTCCCCGAGCCTCTTGAGCAGCGCGAGGGTCTCCTCGTCACGGCCCATCTTGGCCATGGCGAGCCACTCTATGGCGTGAATTATGTCCTCGTTGGAGAAGTCCTTGAGGGCCTCCTCGTTCTCCTCGATCTCCTTTGATATCTCGGTCTTGTACTCGTGCTCTTTCTTGAGGAGTTCGTCCATGGTGTTGAGTAGCTCGTCGTCGTTGAACTCGTAGCCCAAAGCCTTGAATATCTCCAGCTTTATCTTGAGCCTTGAGCGCGCGAAGTAGCGCAGCTCCTCGTCGCCCAGGTAGAGGTTTATGTAGAAGGCATCCGCGGTCCTTCCGTAGTACTTCTCGACGAGGTTGCCCTTCATCTCCGTCCTCTTGACCTCTACCAGACCGGCCTCCTTGAGCTTCTCGATGTGGTGGTATATCGTCTGCGGGGTCTTGCCGAGGATTTCGCTGAGCTGGGATATAGTCATCTCCTTGCTGCGGAGGAGGCTCAGTATCTTCCTCCTGGTGTCCTCGAGCATCAGCTTTATTACTTCCGGATCCGTTATGACCTTCACCTTCGCCATTTCCACCACCCAATTTTAACGTTTTAATGGTTCTTTGAACGTTCGAGGATTTAACTCTTTTGCTCTGGTTCGTGGCAGGAACCCGGTAGCTTTATATACGTAAACGTGGCTTCTCCTGAGGGACCAATGGACAAAATATCCACATTCGTGGATGTATCCATCTGGGGAGGAAGGCTTAAATACGGACTCCCGAAAAACCTTCGGAGGTGGTTGGCATGGCCGAGAACCTGGACTTCCTGTTTTACCCGAAGAGCGTCGCGGTCATTGGGGCATCGAACGTGCCCGGAAAGATAGGGAACGCCATAATGCGCTCGATAACCCTCCGCTTTGACGGAAAGGTCTACCCCGTCAACGTGAAGGGCGGCGAGATAGAGGTCAACGGAAAGAAGTTCACCGTTTACAGGAGCGTTAAGGAGATACCCGACGAGGTAGACGTCGCGGTGATAGCCGTTCCGGCGAAGTTCGTGCCGGATGTGATAGACGAGTGTGGCGAGAAGGGCGTTAAGGCGACGGTGGTTATAAGCGCTGGCTTCAAGGAGGCCGGTAGGGCCGACCTCGAGGAGGAGCTGGTTAAGAGGGCCAAGAAGTGGGGCATCCGCGTTGTCGGCCCGAACTGCCTCGGCGTAACCAACCTCGAGAACGGCTTCGACTGCAACTTCAACCCGCCGGAGAGGCAGGCCCGGCCGCCCTTCGGAAAGGTCGCCTTCATGAGTCAGAGCGGTGCTTTTGGAGCGGCCATCCTCGACTGGGCCGCGAGCCACAAGATTGGAATGAGCAAGTTCATCAGCCTCGGAAACATGGCCGACCTCGACGAGAGTGACTTCATGGCCTACCTCGGCGACGATCCCAAGACCGGTGTCATAACCGGCTACATCGAGGGCGTCAAGGACGGAAGGAAGTTCTTCAACACGGCGAAGGAAGTCACACTCAAGAAGCCGGTCGTGATCCTCAAGTCGGGAAGGACCGAGGCCGGAGCTAAAGCTGCCGCGAGCCACACCGGGTCCCTCGCTGGCTCCTACAGGATATACCAGGCCGCCTTTGAGCAGGCGGGCGTTCTGGAAGCCAGGAGCATGAGGCAGCTCTTCAACTACGCCAAGGCCCTCGCCATGCAGGCCCCCGCCAAGGGCAACCGCGTTGCGATAGTCACCAACGGCGGCGGTGCCGGAGTTATGATGAGCGACGGCCTCCTTGAGAAGGGTATGAAGCTCGCCGAGCTGAGTGAAGAAACCAACGAGAAGTTCAGGAAGGCCATAACGGAGGGCAAACTCCCGCACCACATGAGCTACAAGAATCCGATCGACATCATCGGAGACGCCCCCTCCAGCAGGTACGAGGTTGCCATGCGCTACGCTCTGGAGGATGAGAACGTCGACGTTCTCGTGGTTATAGCGCTCTTCCAGAGTCCGGCTCTGGACGAGGGAATAGTCGAGGCGATGGAGAGGATGAAGGTCTACGGCAAGCCGATAGTCTTCGTCGCCCCTGGAGGAGCCTACTCACACAAGATGGCCAGAAACATCGAGCTTAAGGGAGTCCCCGTCTACGAGACGGTCGAAGACGGTGTCGATGCCGTCTACGCCCTCGTCAAGTACGGCGAGTGGTTGAGGGAGAATGGAAAACTTTAATTTCTTTTCCCCTCGCCTTTGTTTCATATGTCCTCTAGACTTTGGATTGTTTTGAGGCCGTGTACTCGCTTAAAGTCATCATCAAAAGTCGCCAGCATTGGAATCCCATAAAAACTGCAGGTGGAAGCAATTAATGCATCGTTAGGCAGAAGCATGCTGTTTTCAATGTAGTGTCTAGATTCTTTAACTATGTCTGAATTCAAGTCGAGGATTTTAAAGACTGAGAACAGTTCAAAAACGGGTTCTAAATCAAGCTTGGAGAGAGTTTCCGGGTGTTTTTTCAGTTCATATGATTTCATCCCTGTGTTAGCTTTGATGTAAAAGAAAAGAACTTCGGATGTCACTATGGGGTTGATAAAGCCATTGATCACCCCATCTTCAGCTGCTTGGACTAGGGCTTTTGCCTTGCTTATTCCACTTAAGTGGTATATCAAAACGTTTGAATCAAAGAAGACGTTACCACTCATCTTCTATCTCCTCAATAATCCTGTCGACATCCTCTTTCTTCAGTTTTACGATTCCAAAGGTTTTTTCTGATACCCTCTTTGGGATGAGCCTAACGCTGACTTCCGTGCCGTTCGGTAGATTAAGCTTTTTCTTGAGCTTGAGAACGCCATTTTCGTAGACTGCCTCAACAACTTCCATACTCTCACCGGTTGGGGGTACTCACTTTTCCTACAAAACACTTTCGCACCCAAAAACTTTAAATCCTCCTTCCCCCTTTCTCTCCCCATGCGCGGTGGTCGCTTTTGGCCCTGGTAAAGCCGACCTCTTCTTGACCGCCTTAGTCTGGAGTTTCGTTTCCACTGGAACCGGAGGTGCTTTGAATGGACGACTTTAAGGTCACCCCATGGGACGTTGAGGGTGTTGTGGACTACGCGAAGCTGATAGAGCAGTTCGGAACCAGCCCGCTGACGGACGAGCTTATAGAGAAAACCGCTCAACTAACGAAGAGCGAACTCCCGATATTCTTCAGGAGGAAGTTCTTCTTTTCCCACAGGGACTACGACAAGGTTTTAGCCGACTACGAGGCCGGAAGGGGATTCTTCCTCTACACCGGCAGGGGCCCGAGCGGTCCGATGCACATAGGGCACATTATCCCCTTCTACGCCACCAAGTGGCTGCAGGAGAACTTCGATGTCAACCTCTACGTCCAGATAACCGACGACGAGAAGTTCCTCTTCAAGGAGAAGCTGAGCTTCGACGACACGAAGAGATGGGCCTACGATAACATCCTCGACATCATAGCGGTCGGCTTCGACCCGGACAAGACCTTCATCTTCCAGAACAGCGAGTTCACGAAGATATACGAGATGGCCATTCCGATAGCCA
This window of the Thermococcus siculi genome carries:
- a CDS encoding acetate--CoA ligase family protein, giving the protein MAENLDFLFYPKSVAVIGASNVPGKIGNAIMRSITLRFDGKVYPVNVKGGEIEVNGKKFTVYRSVKEIPDEVDVAVIAVPAKFVPDVIDECGEKGVKATVVISAGFKEAGRADLEEELVKRAKKWGIRVVGPNCLGVTNLENGFDCNFNPPERQARPPFGKVAFMSQSGAFGAAILDWAASHKIGMSKFISLGNMADLDESDFMAYLGDDPKTGVITGYIEGVKDGRKFFNTAKEVTLKKPVVILKSGRTEAGAKAAASHTGSLAGSYRIYQAAFEQAGVLEARSMRQLFNYAKALAMQAPAKGNRVAIVTNGGGAGVMMSDGLLEKGMKLAELSEETNEKFRKAITEGKLPHHMSYKNPIDIIGDAPSSRYEVAMRYALEDENVDVLVVIALFQSPALDEGIVEAMERMKVYGKPIVFVAPGGAYSHKMARNIELKGVPVYETVEDGVDAVYALVKYGEWLRENGKL
- a CDS encoding alpha-amylase, translated to MARKAVVVLLMLLVALSVLATPAHAAKYLELEEGGVIMQAFYWDVPGGGIWWDTIRSKIPDWYDAGISAIWIPPASKGMSGGYSMGYDPYDFFDLGEYYQKGTVETRFGSKEELVNMINTAHAYGIKVIADIVINHRAGGDREWNPFVGDYTWTDFSGVASGKYTANYLDFHPNEVKCCDEGTFGDYPDIAHEKSWDQHWLWASDESYAAYLRSIGVDAWRFDYVKGYGAWVIKDWLDWWGGWAVGEYWDTNVDALLNWAYNSNAKVFDFPLYYKMDEAFDNKNIPALVDALRYGQTVVSRDPFKAVTFVANHDTDIIWNKYPAYAFILTYEGQPVIFYRDYEEWLNKDRLKNLIWIHDHLAGGSTSIVYYDSDELIFVRNGYGDRPGLITYINLGSSKAGRWVYVPKFAGSCIHEYTGNLGGWVDKWVDSGGWVYLEAPAHDPANGQYGYSVWSYCGVG
- a CDS encoding type II CAAX endopeptidase family protein; its protein translation is MPMTSRASKWVKEHPVLAFYILAFAISWAGYLPGLAYTHGLFPFQSALFFVLGGVGPTLAAVAVVYMLHGKDGPKELFRPLTRWRVGVLWYIVALLAYPAIWLVAVYLPGDVSLDVENLNPAMIIPLFISSVLMNVWEEIGWRDFALPRLQARYSALASSLIVGVLWGLWHLPLLLMKGYPMASYPPVPFFVGIIAASVLYTWIFNGTGGSLLLVTLFHAAGNATAGFLGEGVDIPGAIPYTALVTFVAAVIVVALFGWENLSRSGRTASSA
- a CDS encoding ArsR family transcriptional regulator, translating into MAKVKVITDPEVIKLMLEDTRRKILSLLRSKEMTISQLSEILGKTPQTIYHHIEKLKEAGLVEVKRTEMKGNLVEKYYGRTADAFYINLYLGDEELRYFARSRLKIKLEIFKALGYEFNDDELLNTMDELLKKEHEYKTEISKEIEENEEALKDFSNEDIIHAIEWLAMAKMGRDEETLALLKRLGEILKK
- a CDS encoding NAD(P)H-hydrate dehydratase, whose translation is MRIEDVYIWDINAKWLGITPYQLMENAGAGVARAIEERFGTGLKIAVFSGTGNNGGDGFVAARHLSFENNVTLFLIGDEARIRSEEARHNWEILKKLDFVKIKVLKDSSQIKPLDLSGFDVIVDALLGAGTKGEPREPIRSAVEKINEYAGKTKIVSVDLPSGYPSGIWVKADFAVTFQWDKEEYEGFERVIVKIGYPRELYHLVGPGDAKFALRKKGEHKGQNGKLLVIGGSEDYFGAPYLAAKAASYLVDLVYLAMPEYSARRINDPDVILRPFEGRNFGKKDVEDVLALAEGVDAVVIGPGIGTRAETKEFVLEFLRWCEKPVVIDADALKAVAEDLEAIKGRKFVLTPHAGEFRILFGKKPEGSLEEKAKLVMEKAKAVGGTVLLKGVYDIISDGNVWKYNKTGNRGMTTGGTGDVLAGLVGALLAFGNEPLRAASVGAFLNGMAGDMVKEEVGENFTALEIARKVPYAVKWVLEF
- a CDS encoding [protein ADP-ribosylglutamate] hydrolase is translated as MAVEFEIVRGDITRFPAEAIVNAANKYLEHGGGVAYAIAKAAAGNAREYIRISKEAMREQLGKDHIDHGEVVVTPGMRLEKYGIRYVIHTVGPYCGGIWDDEKKGKLRKAIIGALRKAEELGVKTIASPAISAGIYGCPLEEVVKTFKEVVEEFKAETRGVEKVYLVLYSEDAYRTALKAVTS
- a CDS encoding type II toxin-antitoxin system VapC family toxin; the protein is MSGNVFFDSNVLIYHLSGISKAKALVQAAEDGVINGFINPIVTSEVLFFYIKANTGMKSYELKKHPETLSKLDLEPVFELFSVFKILDLNSDIVKESRHYIENSMLLPNDALIASTCSFYGIPMLATFDDDFKRVHGLKTIQSLEDI
- a CDS encoding ArsR/SmtB family transcription factor — encoded protein: MREVLIITEPEKVRVLSEETRFKILQLLRMRPMTISELSEVIGKDRTTVYRHVKTLEKAGLVEELESQGNEKVYSRSARIFLIKAEPDESIEQFRQAYLQVEAEKLVQILEKAGFKIKNRTELARLAKEVLDEIEIRSQPVLKRISQADIDLTEVELFHLLNMLVFMQSCELCERARRASELLEL
- a CDS encoding amidohydrolase family protein translates to MSILIKNGRVIYGENFEVVEADVLIEGNRIVRVAKGISEAADTVIDAGGRVVSPAFVNLHTHSPMGLFRGLADDLPLMDWLQNHIWPREAKLTREYTKVGAYLGALEMIKTGTGTFLDMYFFMDGVAEVTLESGLRGYLSYGMIDLGDPEKTEKEIKEALRTMEFIEKLGSDRVHFVFGPHAPYTCSIALLKEVRRLADEHNKLITIHVSETMAEIGQITERYGKSPVVLLDDIGFLGNDVIIAHGVWLDSRDTQILAREGVTVAHNPGSNMKLASGVMPIQRLLNAGVNVGLGTDGAASNNNLDMLEEMKLAALLHKVHNLDPTVADAKTVFRMATLNGARALRLKAGVIKEGYLADIAVINFNQPHLRPINNVISHLVYSANGNDVETTIVDGKILMLDREVLTLDEERIIDEAEKTIEKLA
- a CDS encoding antitoxin AF2212-like protein: MEVVEAVYENGVLKLKKKLNLPNGTEVSVRLIPKRVSEKTFGIVKLKKEDVDRIIEEIEDEW
- a CDS encoding DUF211 domain-containing protein translates to MAKGIRLLVLDVLKPHQPIVTELALGLSELEGVDGVNITLVEIDKETENVKITMVGDNLDYDEIVRTIEEFGGVVHSIDMVAAGKKIVEEGETPQDKLEEY